The Haloferax volcanii DS2 DNA segment GACAAACGCCAAGAATGTAATCGCATTAGATGGAACACCTACACTACGGCTCTATGACTTGATGTTCAATGTCGGATTTGAGCAAAAGCAGCTACTTAGTGACCCGGAGCGGGAAGAATACATCCAGGATACGCAGAACCTGAAGATTGTCCAGACCGAACTCAAATACATCCGCCCATATACAAGCGGGAGTAGTGTCAATGTTGACCGAGACGAAGCCCTTCTTCGAGAGGTGATTGCGGTCCACAGCGATGACCCGTCAGTAATCACTTCCTGCAAGGCTTTGAGAAAGCTCAAAGCTACGAACATCCCGATATCTCCAAATAGCACCTACTACGGGAATCTCAGAGGCTCGAACGAGTTGGCTAAGAAAGATGTCGGGGTGATTCTTGGTAGTCCGCACTACGGGGACGAATTTATTGAGCGGTGGTCGGCTCTATTTGGATTCGAAGCGTCTGGCACTAAGACCGGTACCGCAAAGTCGTATGGAGCCTTCGGCGATGAACTTCTCCAGCATATGCGAGAAAATGAGGTACTGCAAGCGGTTTTCCGATTTGCTCGTGATGGGTCGGGAGCGACCGTCTATGTGAATACTGCAGCAATCCCACCCTGGCTTCCCCGAGAGATAGCATTAGGCGTCTCACGTACTCGGACGTCCACCGAACGAGAGATAATTGATGTACTATCGAATAAGGGTAAGGCCTCTGGAACCGAGATAGCCACAAAAGTCGATAAGCATCCGAATACGGTTCGCTCTCACCTCCGTACCCTCCAGAAAGAGGGAATAGTCCGTAAGACCGGCAAAAACAAAGGAACCCAGTGGCACGATGACGGGTTATCTAATGCTAACAAGTACGGCGCAGTCGACCTCAACAGTATCACCAATAAGACCTATAAGATACCTATTAGGGAAATTGGTGATAAAATCGAGCTCAAAGACGAACTGGATATGCATCTTGAGCAATATGGCATTGACCAAGCTGAGCGCGACCGATTAATCGGAGATGTGTGGATGACTGACCACCGAACTTAGCATAGCTTACAGACAGACTAATGGCGTTGCCTGTAGGTCCGCACCAGTCGTCTTCTCACGCGGTCCTCAGAGCACCTGATGATTATGATTCAATCAGATTTCTACGGGGTCGCTGGTTCGAGTATCAGGACTTCCGTACAGTCCTCGACTCCCTTAGCCTGAATCAGTCTTCAGACTCTCCCTCCTCGTAGCCAGCTTCGTACTCATCTCGTACCGTCCTCGAAGCTCGTTTCGAGAGCTTAGCGAGATTTTTGTTGAATCGACGGATAGAGAGGTAGATGTACAGCAGGAGGAGATACGGCCAGATGAACAACCCAACGACAGAATAGATGGCGAGTTTGAGGAAGCGGTACTCTATCGGGCCGATATGGACGCTACCTATCTGGATGCCGCTCGATTCGTCTTGCTCGTCACTGTCTGAATCAGTCATTGTAATCTCCTGGCCAAAGCCGTCGCTGCTGGACAAGCGACGACAGTAGGACTTATTCAGAGAGACGGCTGGAATCGATATCAAATTACTGACTTTAACTCTGAGATTGACTTCTGGACGTCCCTCTGGAATGAGAGTCACAAGCAAAGAAGAGAATATTTGTGCTTTGAATGTAGTCAGGAAAACATGACCGACGACCCGGAGGATATTCCAGACCCTGTTAAACCAACCACCCTCCAGAAGCTCCTACGAGCATATACGCCCGAAGATAAGCAGGTCGGGGGTGAATCAGCGGACTATCTTAAACTTCAGGTGGACAATACTATTCGGGTTGTTTGGGAGGAGGCGATGAAGAAGTCTGAGGAACGTGACGCGAAACGAGTTGAAGAACAAGACGTCCGTGCTGCATTCAACGAGATATTCTATCCATACACGCTCTTAGAAGAGGCAGCGACGAAGATGGGAGAATACCAACTAGAGCTTCGACGTACAGCGAACCGGTCACCCATCCTTGACTTGGAGGATGACGAGGATGAGTAGCGACCCGAATCTGTTCTTTTTCAGAGACGGCTATACGAGCGACGAGATGCGGTCTCGGATAAACGTTGACCATTTCCGAACCGACGATAATTCGCTTGTTGAGTCCATCCTTGAAAAGGCGAGCTTAGAGCGAGATGTTATACTTGAAAACCGGAAGTCAGATTTCCTATCCAAAATCAAATCCAACGTAGAAACGGAGGAGTACCAGTCATTTCTCTCCCAGATGTTCGAAGAGCACGGAGAGAAGGGCGACCGTGTCAATTTGCAGTTTTACCGAACTGGAGAACTTTCATTTGAGAGCTTAGTTGGGAAACTTGCTGACGAAGTTGAACAGGAGACTATGACGGATGGTGGAGATTCCCGCTATTCATCTCTGATTACGGATTACGAGACACATGACGGTCAAGTCGTCGATATTCAGTTTCGTCTCAGCGATGAACCAAGCGACTTGGAGTTAACTGAGGACGGATATGTTGAAGACGTCGATGGAGATAGAGTCGATATCAGCGAACTCGGCCTAGAGGACTATGAAAAGGTCGTCAAGACTAACAAATATTCTGTAGAGGTCCGAGCATACACGGACGCCGGATTGATAGCGGTCTCTAACTCGAAGGCCAGCACCACGCTCCAGAAGGCACTCCGTCAATCTCTCAGAAAATGGGGTGATGCAGATGCCGGAAATGAAGGATTCCTACTAAAGGAAACGGAGCTGCTTCTAATGCAGAATCTTATGGATGGTGATAACTCCGGGCTGGACTTCGGAGGATTCCTCGATAAGAACCTCAAGACGGCAAAATACCGTGGCGACCGAAATGAGACTCTATCTCGGTCTCCCGTGTTGAGTCCTGCCCGTGAGCAGGGAACCATCACTCAGGCACGGTTCTATCATATGTACGATGATGGAACGGGGCCGCGACCAGTTCAAGTCCGGGTGTACCACGATGGTCACATCTCCTCAAGTAAACCGACGAAGCCCGACTTCGTCGATACTGTAACTGAGCACTTCCTGACGGTATTCAAATATCGGGACTACATCCAACCGCTTGATGAACTAATCAGCGAGTTCATCGATGACCGATTCCGTGATGAACTTTATTCGGGAGAAGACTCCTATCGAAGTAATAAGATGCAGGCATTTGGGAGTCTCGTTGACCAGTACATCAATAGCAACTCGTTTGATGAATCAGAGCGTCCGGTATTCGAAGCTACGTTTGCGAACATAGGAATCGAACTCTCTCAGCTTGACCTCACCAGCGATGAGTATCCCGAGGTCGAAGAAGCGTCTGACCGGCCAGAGAAAGAAACAGACCTCAAGGAGTTCTTCGAAAACTACTCGGACTATGTATTGAAGTCCACGCAGCCCGACTTTGATAACCTCTGGATGCACCTCGAATATGTCATCAATCGGCAATCTCACGACTCACCAATAGACATCATCGAGACCGCAATAGAGGAATATGCTCTCAGAGAGTGAGGCGGTTTTCCTCAATCGATGTCTTCGAGAGATTCCCGCAACCGGCCGAATAGAGGATATTGAGTTTACCGAAGAACAGGTACTAGAGCTAATTTCGGATGCTAGTCTGGCCGAATCTGATTTAAACCGTGGATGGGCACGGTTCTTCGACTCACGCTCAAAGGATGTTGTAGAGGACGGGATTAGCACTGGTGAGACTGTTGAGATGTATCGGCTTAGCCCAGAAATCATCGCTAACGACTGGGCCGACGAAGTAGACGATAATTCCTGGTTCTCTGAAACACGCTTAGAGCAAGTCGATGATGAAAGCTGGTGTTTCATCGCGCAATCCGATGGGCGGGGAGAACTAACGTTCCGTCTATTCTTCAATGGAAGGCGAGTTGAGGAGTATTCTCCAGACGCCCTCAAGAATAGTTTTGCAGTTTGGTTCGTCGAGCCTCGACATACGCCGGATGAAAGAGCTACGTTTCGGTGGGCAGAGTTCTTACAGGACGATTTCTGGGAGGACCTTCAGCGTAACCTATTGCGTATTCAAGAGCCCAGAACCGTCGATATCTGTCGCCTCAACTCTGTCGCGGCAAGCGATAATATGGAGGGTATTGAAGACGCTATCAAGTACAAGTTCAGGGACTTAGAATTAGAAGTCGAGGAGGACCCTGAAGAGGATATTACTGAAATTGAAGAATATATCGATGGGCCAATACTGTTCGGGGCGAAGGAGGACCAAGATTCCTCATATCTCATAGTATGTGAATGTGACCGTAGCCCCAATCAGCTTCATCTCCACTATGTCCGCGACGGTAAGCCCGCATACCTGAGTGATTCTAATCACGCAGAGGATGTCCGAGAATTCACCCGGAGCAAGGTCAAGCGATACAACGAGCTATCCGCGAAAAAGAAGGACGTGCTACCAATTCTAAAGTGGAGTGCGGCTTTGCTCGGGGCAATCGGTGTTTCGCAGGTCATTCCACTATTCACGTTCTTTGGAGTTCAACCGAACTCTCAGATGGTGACTAACAGTATGATTGGCGTTCTTGTAGTGAGTCTGCTAATCGGGATTGGCGTTTTTGTGTATATGATGCTCCCCGTAGTTGCCTTCCGGAGATTCAGTTGGACACGAGATGGCGGGTTGTTGAACTAGCGCTGAGAGAATTTTGAATCATAGCAGGTTGTTGTCTGTCATCTGTTGACCAAGTATTCTTTCTGGATGATGACTGGTATTCAGATGCGGGTGGAATGCGTTAGCGTCTGAGTCACGTTACGCTCTGTACAGTCTGAGACCAACAGAGGCAGTTATCAGAGCCTCACCGGTTAGAGAAATTCAGAGACCGTCTCTGTCAAGCCCGCAAAAATCTCCTCGGCTGATTCGATACTCCGACAGCCCGTGATAACAACCTTACCTGTAGCGAAGAGCAGTACTACACCTTCTGCGCCCTCGGGGCGATAAATTAGACCGGGGAACTGTTCCGGTTCGTACTCGGTCTTCTCGAGACCCAGTCCGATGGCGAGCGCATTCAGATTGAGGTTCTGGTCTAGTTCTCCAGTACAGACGTAATTCTGGACGGCGAACCACTCGTCCTCGGGGTTCTCAATAACGTCCATTTCGGCGAACAAATTCAGAAATCGCTCTCGGAGCGAGTAGGATTCGTCCTCGGAGTCTGCGCCGGTGATGATGAATTTACCCGTGCGATAGACCGTTATCAGCGGCGCATCCTCCTCGAATCGAAGGTACATCCCTGGGTACTTGTCCGGGTCGTAGCGAGCGACCGGCTCACCGATGTCGTCAGCGAGGCGTTCTAAATCGAGTTCGACATTCAGAGCACCTGATGCGACGACATTTACAATCTCTACCATCCCGCCCTCCGACTCACAGTTAAATCTCGTTTCAATTCTGCTCAGCCCTCGTCTAAACACTTGCTGGTTTCCGCCCTCTGTGAGGTATTGTTGAAAATGACTGTCGGAAGAGCACTTATACCCCGAGTGAAATATAGTGAGTAATGGCTGACAAAGGAACCGACCCCGAAGACGAAGCCCGAGAGGTCATCGATACCCAGCTAAAAGAGGCAGGCTGGAAAGACCTCGAAGAAGAGGGAGGCGATACGGGTTTCGAACGGGAGTATTCCACTTCTTCTGGTCCCGTTGATTACGCTCTTCTGGTCTCAGGAAAGCCCATCGCGGTCGTAGAAGCGAAAGAAGCCCAGAAAGACGCCTATGCCGCTCTAACCCAATCCAAACGATACGCACAGGATATCGGTACGGGTGAGAACTACGCTGGCCGGTACGGCGTCCCCTTCGTGTTCACCGCGAACTCAGACGAAGTGTGGTTTCAGGACCTTCGAGAGGAGGCCCCGCGTGAACGGAAACTCCGTAGTTTCCACCGACCTGATGGACTCGAACAGTTCCTCAATACCGACTACAAGGCTGCGAAGGAGTGGCTAGAGGATACCCCTATTCGAGAGTCCGACTCGAACCTCTGGGATAACCAGTTTGAGGCAATCCAGAGTATCGAAGAGTCCCTTCAGGAAAACAAGCGGCGGATGCTCGTTCAGATGGCGACTGGAACCGGGAAGACCCGGATGGCCTGCGCTCAAACCTACCGCCTCCTGAAATCCGGCTACGTCAATAGCGTTCTCTTCCTCGTTGACCGCAACAGCCTCGGGAATCAGGCTGAGAGCGCATTCAAAAACTACGACGTCGGCCCGGCGATGAAGCTAAGCGACATCTACATTATCGAGCAGGTCGAGGACGGCGTCTATCCCGAGAACGCGGATATCGTCATCGCCACCCTTCAGGGGATGTACAGTCTGCTCGAAAATCACGACGAACTCGACATCCCGCAGGACGCGTTCGACTTCATCATCTCCGACGAGTCCCACCGCTCTATCTACGGGGACTGGCGCGTCGTTCTGAATCACTTCGATGCCCTCCAACTCGGTCTGACTGCGACCCCGGCGACTCACACGCTCAGCTACTTCAACGAGAATTGGGTCTACCAATACGGCTACTGGCAGGCGGTCGATGACGGTCACGTCGTCCCCTACGAGACGTACCGGATTCAGACGGGCATCACGATGGACGGCCTCTACTACGAAGATGAGGAGTACGAACCCGGCGACCTCGAAAACAAAATCACCGTTCCCTCTACGAACCGCCTCATAGCAGAAGAGTTCCGGAAGCAGTCGGGCGAGGACGAAAAGACGCTCGTGTTCGCTAAGAACGACCGTCACGCAACCGAGTTAGAGAAGATATTCAGGGAGGTCTACTCGGACAAAGACGACCGCTACGTCAAGAAAATCACCTACACGACCGACGACCCCGACGGCTGGATTAAACGATTCAGGAATCAGAAGTACCCGAAAATCGCGGTGACGGTTGATATGGTCAGTACGGGTGTTGACGTCAAACCTATCGAGAATATCATCTTCATCCGGCCGACTCGTTCCGCCGTCCTCTACAACCAGATGATTGGCCGGGGGACTCGAACCTGCGACGAGATTGGCAAAGAGAAGTTCACCATCTACGACTGCATCGGCATCGTCGACTACTTCAGCGAGACGCCGCCGTTCAACACGTACCGCCCGGATGGAACCGTCGACGAAGAGAAGTCCGGACAGAAGGAGCGAGAGGACGACGAGGACGACGAAATCATCGTCGCCGACGACGTTCAGGACCACCTCGAATTCTCGGGGTATATGTTCGAGACGAAGGACGGCCAAGAGCTACGGCCGGACGACTACGTCACTCACTTCGAGCGATACGTGAGACAGAACCAGTCCGAGATTGAAGCAATAAAGATAATAATGGAGTCCCCGGAAGCCCTCAAGCGTAAGCACCTCCGGGAACTCAATCGGAAACTTCAGGACGAGCCGGAGAAGTTCTCCGAAGAGAAGCTGCAAAAGGCCTACGGGCAGGAGATGACCGACATCATCGGCTTCATCAAACACGCCCTCGGTGAAGACGAGTTCCCCACGACGGAAGACCGGGTCGAACGGGCGTTTAGTGCGTGGATGCAGGACAAAGATTTCACCGAGCAAGAACGCGAGTGGCTGAACCTCCTCAAACGCCACTTCGTGCAGGAGAAAGTCATCAAGAAGGAGGATTTCAACTACGTGCCGTTCTCCCGGCATGGCGGTTGGAATTCCGCTGCGGAGGCATTCGGAGGAGAAGAGGAGCTGAAAGACGTGCTGCAAGAGCTTAACGAAGACGTGATATTAGCATGAGTCGGAACAACGGAAAACTCGACGTCGAACAGAAGATTTGGGATATCTGTGGTATTCTCCGTGAGGACGGGATGCACATCGGGACTTATGTCGAACAGGTCACGGTGCTACTATTCCTAAAGATGATGGACGAGCGGGAGCAATTCGGTAGCGAGTCCATTGAGATTCCGGAAGATTGCCAATGGAGTGTGCTAAAAGAAAAGGATGGTGAGGAGCTCCTTGAGCATTATAACCGCGTTGTCCTTCCGACGCTCGGAGACCAAGACGGAATTGTTGGAGACATTTTCGCGCGAGTTAATAGTCAGTTCCGCACACCAGTCAACCTCCGTGAAGCTATTCGTGAAATTGATGAAGTAGAGTGGTCGGCGATTGAGGTTGATGTTAAGGGGACTGCATATGAAGCGCTTCTTCAGCGATATGCTGAAGAAGCAAAAGGGGCGGGCCAATATTTCACACCTCGACCAGCAATTAAGGCAATTGTCAAGGCAGTAGACCCCGACCATGACGATGATATACATGACCCAGCCGCTGGGACTGGAGGGTTCCTAATCCACGCTTTCGAACATATTCTTGAAAAGACAAATGAAGGGTTGGACCTGAGTCGGGATGAACGGAGAGAGCTAATGACAGAAAATCTCTCTGGAATGGAATTAGTGCCTGAAACCCGCCGACTAGGGCTAATGAACTTAGCACTTCACGATTTACAGCCTCAGAATTTCGAGGTGGGAGATTCATTATCGCTGGGTCCACATACGGACGAGTCGTATGATGTGATATTAACTAACCCGCCATACGGTGGAAATCAAAAGAAAAAGCGAGCTCGGGATGATTTTATGGTCGATACCAGAAGTCCCGAACTCAACTTTGTTCAACACAACATGAGCCTCCTCAAACAAGGGGGTGAATGTGGTATGGTCGTTCCAGATGGGACCTTGTTCCAGTCCGGCGCTGCCCAAAGAATCCGAGAGAACCTATTTGAGGATTTTAACGTCCATACTGTTCTCGTACTACCGATTGGTGCATTCCAACCCTACACCAACGTTGCAACTAACGTTATATTCTTTGAAAAGGGCGATTCAACCGAGAAAGTGTGGTTCTATGACCTCCGAACAGAGATGGAAAAAATCAAGAAAAGTAACCCTCTTACGGAAGAGCACTTTGAGGATTTCCTTGAGAATTTTGACTCTCGTGAAGAAAGCGAACATTATTTCTCTGTTTCAATAGAAGAAATTGAGGAGAACGAGCACACGCTCAGTTACAAGCAGTATAAGGAATTTGATGATGGTGATGAAGTTGCGCCTCCAGAGGAGCTTCTCACTGAACTGCAATCTCTACAAGATACTGTTCGAGAGAATACAGAAGCGATTATGGATGAGCTGGAGGACGAATAATGGATAGAGAGGATTTGCCTAAAGGATGGAGACAATACGAATTAGGTGAGATATGCGAAATCATCATGGGTAACTCACCCCCTGGGGAGAGTTATAACGATGAGGGAGAGGGGGTACGTTTCTTGCAGGGCCAAAATGAATTCGGGGAGAATACCCCTGATAGCGATAGATTCACTACCGAACCTTCGAGGATGAGTAAGAATGGGGATATATTGGTAGCTATCAGAGCTACACCCTTAGGGATAGTAAACCAAGCAGATGATGAATATTGTGTAGGGCGTGGTGTAGCTGCATTAAGACCGAAGAAGAAGAAGCTTGATGGAAGATATCTCTACCACTACATGAAATACTGCAAAGAGAGCGAGTACTGGAGAAAGGTGAGTACTGGCAGTACCTATCCATCAATAACTAAGACAAACCTGCAGAATTTGTCTGTCCCGCTTCCACCCTTGTCCGAACAGCAGAAAATTGCCGACAAGCTGAACTCCGTAATTAGGGGAGTGGACGAGACACGCGAAGTGAGTTCTGACGCTAAAGTAATTGAAGAGAATCTACTTCGGTCCTGCATTTCGGGGTTGATGCCAGAAAAGGAGGGTTCAACGTGTGAAACAGTCAAACTCGATACTGTCTGCGAAGTAATCCTTGGTAATTCACCCCCAGGAGAGAGTTACAACGA contains these protein-coding regions:
- a CDS encoding type I restriction endonuclease subunit R encodes the protein MADKGTDPEDEAREVIDTQLKEAGWKDLEEEGGDTGFEREYSTSSGPVDYALLVSGKPIAVVEAKEAQKDAYAALTQSKRYAQDIGTGENYAGRYGVPFVFTANSDEVWFQDLREEAPRERKLRSFHRPDGLEQFLNTDYKAAKEWLEDTPIRESDSNLWDNQFEAIQSIEESLQENKRRMLVQMATGTGKTRMACAQTYRLLKSGYVNSVLFLVDRNSLGNQAESAFKNYDVGPAMKLSDIYIIEQVEDGVYPENADIVIATLQGMYSLLENHDELDIPQDAFDFIISDESHRSIYGDWRVVLNHFDALQLGLTATPATHTLSYFNENWVYQYGYWQAVDDGHVVPYETYRIQTGITMDGLYYEDEEYEPGDLENKITVPSTNRLIAEEFRKQSGEDEKTLVFAKNDRHATELEKIFREVYSDKDDRYVKKITYTTDDPDGWIKRFRNQKYPKIAVTVDMVSTGVDVKPIENIIFIRPTRSAVLYNQMIGRGTRTCDEIGKEKFTIYDCIGIVDYFSETPPFNTYRPDGTVDEEKSGQKEREDDEDDEIIVADDVQDHLEFSGYMFETKDGQELRPDDYVTHFERYVRQNQSEIEAIKIIMESPEALKRKHLRELNRKLQDEPEKFSEEKLQKAYGQEMTDIIGFIKHALGEDEFPTTEDRVERAFSAWMQDKDFTEQEREWLNLLKRHFVQEKVIKKEDFNYVPFSRHGGWNSAAEAFGGEEELKDVLQELNEDVILA
- a CDS encoding TATA-box-binding protein; the protein is MVEIVNVVASGALNVELDLERLADDIGEPVARYDPDKYPGMYLRFEEDAPLITVYRTGKFIITGADSEDESYSLRERFLNLFAEMDVIENPEDEWFAVQNYVCTGELDQNLNLNALAIGLGLEKTEYEPEQFPGLIYRPEGAEGVVLLFATGKVVITGCRSIESAEEIFAGLTETVSEFL
- a CDS encoding class I SAM-dependent DNA methyltransferase — translated: MSRNNGKLDVEQKIWDICGILREDGMHIGTYVEQVTVLLFLKMMDEREQFGSESIEIPEDCQWSVLKEKDGEELLEHYNRVVLPTLGDQDGIVGDIFARVNSQFRTPVNLREAIREIDEVEWSAIEVDVKGTAYEALLQRYAEEAKGAGQYFTPRPAIKAIVKAVDPDHDDDIHDPAAGTGGFLIHAFEHILEKTNEGLDLSRDERRELMTENLSGMELVPETRRLGLMNLALHDLQPQNFEVGDSLSLGPHTDESYDVILTNPPYGGNQKKKRARDDFMVDTRSPELNFVQHNMSLLKQGGECGMVVPDGTLFQSGAAQRIRENLFEDFNVHTVLVLPIGAFQPYTNVATNVIFFEKGDSTEKVWFYDLRTEMEKIKKSNPLTEEHFEDFLENFDSREESEHYFSVSIEEIEENEHTLSYKQYKEFDDGDEVAPPEELLTELQSLQDTVRENTEAIMDELEDE
- a CDS encoding restriction endonuclease subunit S; protein product: MDREDLPKGWRQYELGEICEIIMGNSPPGESYNDEGEGVRFLQGQNEFGENTPDSDRFTTEPSRMSKNGDILVAIRATPLGIVNQADDEYCVGRGVAALRPKKKKLDGRYLYHYMKYCKESEYWRKVSTGSTYPSITKTNLQNLSVPLPPLSEQQKIADKLNSVIRGVDETREVSSDAKVIEENLLRSCISGLMPEKEGSTCETVKLDTVCEVILGNSPPGESYNEEGEGMRFLQGQKEFGEKTPVSDRYTTDPSKVGKEGDILIAIRATPLGIINRSDDTYCLGRGVAGLRPEKNLDGGYLYYYMKIQHGYWEKISKGSTYPSITKTNLQNLPIPLPKISKQQEIAERLEYIEARIDDIHEASERMSDIIDVLPESVLSKAFQGELIDDESIEERVVAVQSGLEEFEPN